The nucleotide sequence TTCCTTTGGAGTTAGGGAGTTATGCAATATGTGTAAGGAAGAATACATTTCCAAAACACCAAGACCAGATTTGATAACACTATATTCAAAAAATTAAACTCGGTTTTAAATTACCTATTTTAAATACGTAAGAAACAATAATATTGGTTAACATATTATTAATGAAAACCCATAAAAACAAAATTAAATATCAAGACTCTCCTTCCTTATGATAGAACATATTTTACAGAATCTATCATTTAAATTCCCTTTTGAAACCTTGCCGTTTTCGATATCATCAACTATTTCTTTTACAAGTTCTTTCAATCTTTTTGATGTTGTTGCTCCCCTTTTTTCACTGGTATATTGTGAAACTGCTGCTATTGTGACACCAAGAAATTCTGCTACTTCTTTTTTTGCATATCCTCTATTTACAAGTTCTCTTGCAATTTCTCCCCTAATCATGGGGATTACTCTCGACGCCATAACTTCACATCTGGTTTTCATTATGAATCACCATAAAAAACTATAAAAGTAGTTTGTATTAGGATTCTGATTTGCCTTCAACCTTTTCAATAATTTTATTAACGATTTTCTTAAATTCTTCACTTGCCTTGCAATCCAACATAACCATTGGGATTCCTTTGTCAGATGCTTCTCTTGCTTTAATGTCTAATGGAACTCTCCCCAAAAATTCAACATCAAACTCTTTTGCTGCATTCTCTCCCCCACCTCTTCCAAACACATCAACAATCTTATTACAATGTGGGCAAACAAATCCACTCATATTCTCAATTACTCCTAAAATTGGGACGTTCAACATTTTTGTCATTGCAATGGATTTTTTAACATCCAAAACTGCAACATCTTCTGGAGTTGTTACAACTATCGCCCCATCAATGTCCGGAATAGATTGCATTATTGTTAACTGCTCATCCCCTGTTCCTGGTGGAGTGTCAATTAATAGGTAGTCCAATTCTCCCCAAACAACATCGCTCAAAAACTGCCTAATTGCCCCACTAACCCTTGGACCCCTCCAAATGACTGGAGTGTTGCCATTTGGTAAAAAGTATTCTATGGATATTGTCTTAATGCCTTGCGGTGTGGTTATTGGAAATATCCCTGCAGGACTTGCCATTGGTTGTAATCCTTCAACCCCAAACATCTTTGGAACATTTGGACCATGAATATCTGCATCTAAGACACCAACCTTCTTACCCACCATATTCAAGGCAGATGCTAAGTTTACAGTTACTGTTGATTTTCCTACCCCACCCTTACCACTCAAAATAACAATTTTATGCTTTATTTTTTTCATGTTCTCTCTTATTTTTGCATTTTGCTGTTCCATGATTTTTTTAGTGTCTGGACATGTATTCTTTAATGAGCATGTATCGCATTTTCCATCACATTCAGTCATGTAACCACCTTATATGTTGTTCTATATAGTAATAACTAAACCACAATATAAAACAGTATCTCCGAATATGCATTAGGTATGCACAACTGAGTATTATCTATTGGTTTATTTGTATATATGTGCATTCGAATTAATTCATTAATTTTGATAACGAATTCTTTTAAATTCATGGTTTTATAATTCGTATTTTTGTTTTTCCATTGCATTGCAACCCATAGATTGTGAATAATCGCTCTAAGTATAAACAAGAATAATCTTACTTCTAAAATCTTTGATTTCGTTTTTATAGCTATGTTTTTAAGCATTCTGAATCTTGTTTCGATATTCCATCGTTTTTTATACGTTTTTAGATATATTTTTGGTCTTTTGAAATCAATGTTGGTTAAGAAAGTATAATAAACTGTTTTCTTCTCCCCATTTATTATTACCTTCTCTTCTACGATAACTAATTTCGATATAGTTTTATCATTTATAAATTTTTATACTCTTTTTCGAGATAATATTTTATATCATTCTTTGGAACGAAACAGATATAATTACAACCATATCTTTCAAAAATTTTGATTATTTCGAAATTTTTAAACTCCCTATCGGTCAGAACTGTAAGTTTCTTTGGATTTATTTTTAACTCGTTAATGACGAATTCTAAGATTTCCTCAATATATTTTGGGAGGAAATTGTTATGAACTTCGATAATATCGCAATAAACCACCAAACTAAATGCCTTCGTATGTAAAACCGCAGTTATGTATTTGTATGAGCCAGAACTCCCCCTTTCTTTTCTGTAATTGTGAATTATATCGGAGGATTTTAAGTTTCTTCCATAGTATGCTTCAAAGTGCGTATCCATCGACAGGTAAAATTTGCCTTTTATCTTTTTTAAAATCGTCGATTATTGACTTAACGAAATATTTATATGCCTCTTTTATCATAGATATATCTGCGTTCTTTATGTATCGATAGTAAGAATCCACTGAAGGATACCCTAACGTGCTAATCGTTTCTAAGTATGTGTTGCTTTCTATAGCTTTGATGAATCCTTTAGAATAACCTTCAACCCGATAAATCCTCGGCGTAATTTGTAAAGCCTTACCAACAAAACTGTTAAATTCGTTAAAGGATTTTATTATTGTGTGTTTTATCCCCTTCATGATTTCACCTCCATATTTTTTTGATATTAACTATTCGATATTACCAAATATTAAGTTTTCTATTAGTTAGTATGATGTTCGGAGATACTGATAAAATTATCATAAAAAATAAATTTGAATATATAAATTAATAATTATAAAAAATAAGGGTTAAAGTTTAAGTCTTTCAAGAAACCTAAGTCCACACCTCCTTCCTCTACCTCTTCCTAATCCCCTTCCACCTGTGTCTATTCTATGGATAAAAATCCCGTCTGCATTACAATATGGACAAACATCTGGCTTTGGAACTCCATAGGGGACTTCTATAACTTGTTTGCACTTTGAACATAAAAATCTCTTCATCTCCATTGTATCCCAATTATTTTTTTTCTACTTCACTTAATCTCTTTTTTATCTCTGCAATTTCATCCTCAAGGATTGCTCTTTCCTCTTCTAACTCCCTTAACCTATCTGATAAATACTCCCTATCTGTTGGAGTTGCAAATGGCATCCTATACAAGTCCCATGCGTGGAGTATTCTTCCACTGCTTACATCTTCATAAAATGCATGAGGTCCCATCCCACATCTGCATGGGCCTATGTATCTGTATCTTCCTCCAGCAATACTTGGAGCGTAGTATCTCCAAAATCCTCTTCCTCTTCCAAACCATCCTCTTCCAAACATACACATCACCTCTTTTTTCTAATAATATCACATATGTGTAATATTATATAAAATTTTCTGTTATGTTCATATATGTGTCAATAATTAACACAATAAATTAACATTGCAAAAGCATAAATTTGAGAAAATATATACAAATATTAATAAAATCGTAGGGGGAAATCATGATAAGAAATCCTGTAGTTGCAGGGGTTTTTTATCCTGCAGATTCTAATGAATTAATAGAATTAATAGAATACTGCTATCTACACAAACTCGGTCCTAAAGAAATACCTTCAGAAGGAGGGATTTTTAAAAAACCAGTGGGTTTGATTTGTCCACATGCAGGATACATCTACTCTGGCCCCATAGCGGCACATTCATACAATGCATTATCTAAGAGAGCAGATATTGAAGATGAGATTACTGCTGTAATAATTGGGCCTAATCATACGGGATTAGGTACTGGAGTGGCGACAATGAAGGGAATTTGGAAAACACCCCTTGGAAATTTGGAAATTGATAACGAATTTGTAGATAGATTATGGAAGGAATGCGACATAATGGATTTAGATGAAACCTCTCATTTACATGAACATTCAATAGAGGTTCAACTTCCATTTTTACAGCATTTGAGTATCCTCAATATTGCAAAATTTAAGTTTGTGCCAATATCCATGTTATTCCAAGATTACGAAACATCTGTTGATGTTGGATATTTCATTGCAAAGATTGCAAAGGAATTGAATAGAAGGGTTGTGGTAATAGCATCAACCGACTTTACACACTACGAACCTCAAGAGGTTGCAGCAAAAAAGGATGCCATAGCAATAAAGAATATATTGAATATGGATGAAGAGGAACTCTATAGCGACGTGGTTAATTACAACATCAGCATGTGTGGCTGCGGTCCAGTTATGGCAATGATTAAGGCAATGAAACTCCTTGGTGGAAAAGAGGCAAAATTACTTTCATATGCAACCTCTGGGGATATAACAAAAGATTACTCATCCGTTGTTGGTTATGCATCAATAATAATTGAATAAATCAATCTTCCAAAACCCTAACCTCAAATTCACAGCAATCGTCCCCAGATGCGTAACATTTAACCTCCACTACATGGACATCTTTATTGAGGATGTTTTTTAAAACCCCCGCTAAAAGTCCTGCTTCAAAGCAGCATATCTTTTTTCCAATGTTTGGTAGTCCAGCACAATTTGCACATTCATAAATCCTCAACTTTAGGGGTTCTTCATCAATAACTTCCAAGATACCAATTTTCAATTCTTTAAAAAATTCCACAAGTTCTTCAAACGACTCCACGTACAACTTCTCTCCAAAGTATTTTCCAGCAGAGTAGAGTTTTGAATTTCCAGTTATTCCTAAAAAATTCAGTATTGAGCACCTCAACGCTCTATATGCCAACACGTCAACGTCTCTACCCAAAGTAGGCCTATAAACTTCAATTAAATCTTCAAATTCGAGTTTTTTGTTTGTCATAATTTCACCTAATATAATTATAAATGTTATTTTTAAAAGAACAAAATATACTTTTAATTTTATTGAAGATATGACCAAGAACGAAGGTTTGGATGTTTATAACATAAACAACATAACTTAATTATTTTAAAATAAATACATCAAATTATTATTTTACTATCTTAATTACTTATTACTTTTTGATAAAAGGTAAAGGTGAGAGGAATGAGTGATAGAAATTGTTTAATAAAAAATGCAATTGTAAATGGCAAAAAACAGGATTTGTTGATAGAAAACAACATAATAAAAAAGATAGGAAATATTGATGATGCTATTGATAAAGAAGAAACTAAAGTCATAGATGGGAATAATAAGATAGTGATTCCTGGGCTAATAAATACCCACACCCACATACCAATGACGTTGTTTAGGGGAGTTGCTGATGATTTACCTTTAATGGATTGGTTAAACAACTATATCTGGCCAATGGAGGCAAAATTAAATGCAGACATTGTTTATGCAGGGACGTTATTGGGATGCTTAGAGATGATTAAAAGTGGAACAACAACATTCAATGATATGTATTTCTTTTTGGATGGGATTGTTAAGGCGGTTGATGAGATGGGAATGAGGGCAGTTCTCTCCTATGGAATGATAGATTTATTTGATGGAGAGAAGAGGAAGAAGGAGTTAAAAAATGCGGAAGAAAACATAAAGATGATTAAAAAATTAAACAATGAAAGAATAGGAGTTGCATTAGGCCCTCATGCTCCATATACATGCTCAAAAGAACTTTTAATGGAAGTTCATGAGATGGCAAAAAAATACAACATTCCAATACACATACACATGAACGAAACCTTAGATGAGATAAAGATGGTTAAAGAAAAAACTGGCATGAGACCTTTTGAATATTTGAACTCATTTGGTTTCTTTGATGGAGTAAGTGTTATAGCGGCCCACTGTGTCCATCTTTCAGATGAAGAGATTAAAATAATAAAAGAAAAGAAAATAAATGTCTCCCATAACCCAATAAGTAACTTAAAATTAGCCTCTGGAATTGCCCCAATCCCAAAACTCGTTGAAAATGGTATAAACGTAACCTTAGGAACTGATGGATGTGGAAGTAACAACAACTTAAACCTATTTGAAGAGATTAAAATATCATCCCTAATCCATAAAGGAGCAACTCTAAACCCTACAATAATAAATACAAAGCAATCATTTGAATTTGCAACAAAAAATGGGGCAAAAGCGTTAGATTTAAAATGTGGGGAGTTGAAGGAGGGTTATTTAGCAGACATTGCTTTAATTGATTTGAATAAACCTTTCCTAATACCAAAAGAAAACATATACTCCCATTTAGTTTATTCATTCAATGGAAATGTTGATACGGTTATCATAGATGGAAATGTCGTTATGGAAAATGGAAAAATGCTAAATGTTAATGAAGAAAAGATTTATGAAAAAGCAGAAAAAGCATATTATAAGTTAATTAATTAATTTTGAGATATACTGCATAAATTCCTTTTTTATTTTATTTTCAAAATCGTTATTGTCTATATTATCGAGTTTTTTACTTATTTCTTTTAAAAATTCTTTCCTTAATTTTACAAGTTCTTTAGCAAAATCTTTAGTTTTAGAAGGTTCTTGTGATATAACCTCCCCCACAACATTTCTTGTTATCTTGTCAACCTTATCCATGATTATTTTATTATTTTCAACATCCGCAAAAATTTTTTTATTGTTTTTATTATTATCCAAAATTTTAGAATTCTTTTTATGAACCCTATCATGATCTTTCACCAACTTGGCAATTTCTTTTATGTTGATTTCTTTAGTTGTATCTATAGTTATATGTGGTTCATCCCATTTATACTTCTCCCCAGGTTTGTCGAATTTTTCAAACATCTTAATTATAACTTCATTTGGTATCTTTTTTCCCCTTTCAACGTTCCTCTTTAGTAAAATTTTAAGTGGGGCGTATAAATAGATAACCATATAATTTTTCTTGTTTTTCTTGGCTATATTTATCAAATCTCTCCTTTTTGAGTTGTAATAGTTTGTATCATCAACAATAACAGTATATTTTTTTAACGCCTTATCTATTAAATCATAAGTTGTTTCTTTTATAAATTCCTCATATTTTTCATCCCAAACTGGAAAACTTTCCCTTATCAAATCACTCCCTAAAACAATATTGTCTATTCCTATTTTGTAGAGTTCTTTTGAGAGTTTTTTTGAAAATGTCGTCTTTCCAACTGAAGGCAATCCAACTAAAATTATGAGCATTCCCTCCACCCAAAAAAAGTAAGATTTATTCTATGTTTTTATTTAGGAATCTCCTGTATAGACAATCGGGATAATTTGTGCATCCTAAGAATTCACCTTTTTTTGTCCTAATAAGCCTTAACTTACTTCCGCACCAAGGGCAGATGTCATCATTAGTCATCTTCCTAACTTCATCTACAAGAGAAAGTCCCTTATTGCATAACCTCTCTGGATTGTACCTAACAATTCCTTCCTTTGTATCTACATAGATCAGATAATTTTTAAACAACTCTACATTTTCTAAATTTACTATTAACTCATTTCCTCTAACAAAGAATCCTGGCGTTATTTCCAACTTTGTTTTTAAAGGTAATAGCCAATAACCTTGTCCAGAAAACTTTAATAATCTTGTTGCATTTTTTATCTTACCAATTAACCAATTGTAATCCCTATTTGCAATGAACAAAGCACTTTCTTCAATAGTATCAAACATATTTCTATTCCTTGTAGTTTCTAAAACCTCTATAATATGTTCATCTCCACTTTTGTAACCATTTAGTAGCATTTTTTTAGTAGTATTGACAAATTCATCCTTATCAACTTTTATACACAACAGCAATCCATTAAATGCATTAGCAGCAACGTATTTTTCCTTTTCAATAATATCATGCCTATCGAATTTGTAATAAACCCTCGCATTTATAAATCTGTTTCCATTTGGGGAAATTCCTTTTTTTAACTCATATTCCATTTTATATGCATTCGTTACCCCGTAATAGAAAACAGGTTTTTTTCCATTTTTAATACCAATGATTGATATGAGTCCTTCCGGAACTTTCCAATTTTGATTCCATGTTTTTTCACTTAGTTGTGTTGCATTAAAATGTATATTCTTTGTCATAATAGAAAATAATTCATCCAACATAACCCTACCTCCCAAATGTTTTATAAAAGTTTTATTTTCAACAAAATACAAATTATCCAAATGGTCTTGGTAAATTCTCATCCTCACATTCAACAACCATTAAATAAGGTTTTTTCTTTTTTAAATAAGATTTTACGTTTTCTCCAATTTCATCAATATCCTCAATATATGCATTATCTATCCCATAGGCGTCTGCTATTTTATTGAAATTTGGATTCCTTATTTCTCCAAATACATTGAGTTTGTTGTTTTTCATAATAACCATTAAAATCTTTAAGTTATTCTCTGCTATAACACCCAATTCTTGGATATTCATTTGAAATCCGCCATCTCCACTAATTAATACAACTTCTCTACCTATACCATAATCCAAACATCCAAATTTAACCCCTATGGATACAGGTAACCCAAATCCCATAGTTCCCATAGAATTGGAGGAGATGATAGTTTTTGGTAGGGAACATTTTTTTAACATACATGTAAAAACCGTATGATTTCCAGCGTCAGTTGTTATTATGGTGTTATTTGGTAGGGAATCTATTATCTCTTTAATTTTTGATGAGTAATCACCCAAATTATATGAAGATTCTTTTAAATTTTCAATCCAAGGTTTATCGTCTATTCCCAAATTGAGGAGAGTATCTTTTAATTCTTTAATGTTATTTGGATTTGGATTTATAGAAATAATTTTATTTAAAACTTTATCTCTAATCCCCTCAACAATTGTGTTGTAAGATAGGGAAGAACCAATTGAGTATACAACATCCGCATCCAATAAGGCTTTATTTGCTGTTTCACTTCCTCTCCTACCAACCAAACCTAAGCATAGATCATCATTTTCATCAATAACTCCTCTTGCTGGAAAGGTTGTTACAATTGGAATGTTTAATTCTTCTAAAATTTTTCCTATCTTTGTTATTTCTTTGTAACTTAACTTTCCATATATTCCCTGACCTATTAACAATAGTGGTCTTTTAACGTTCTCTACTTTTAAGTTGCATTTAGAATAATTTTGGTTATTTTCTGTTTTTGTTTTTTCATTTACTATAATATCAAGAACATCCCTTGGGATATTTATGTGAATAGGTTTTCTACTATTTAAGGTTTCGTTAAATGCCTTCTCAAAGTAGCCTACATCAGGGGTTTCAACAAAGTATCCCTTAAAAAAATTCAAAAATTCCATTGGTATTTCTTGGAAGTAATTTTCTCCAATATATTTTTTTTGGCATCTTCCAGTTATGCACAAAACTGAAGAACTGTCTTTGTATGCCGTTGCAATACCAGTAGTTAAGTTTGTTGCCCCAGGACCAGCAGTTGCCAAGCAAACGCCAACATAATTAGTTATTCGCGCATATCCATCCGCTGCATGTGCTGCCCCTTGCTCATGTCTAACCATTATATTTTTTACATCTTCATTTTCATCTAACGCTTTATATAGTGGATAAATTTGCTCTCCTGGATAAGAGAAGATGGTTTTTATATTCTTCTCCTTAAAAAAATCCAATATTGCATCCATAAATTTCATGTTATCACTTAGGGTTTTAAATGTTGATATCTTCATCTTCATCCAAATACAATCTATATTGCTCGATATCGTCTCCTAACTTATTTATAAATATCCTTGCAACTCTTCCAGGGTCTCTTGATTTTGTTATGGCCCTACCAACTATCAAAATGTCATAGTTTTTAATTAATTCATCAACATTTTCTGGACTAACTCCACCAGCAATTGCCAATATTGCATTCATATCCTCCCTACTTATTCCAAACTCCTTCTTAATTCCAAATGTTTCCTCATCAATCCCTCTATGCAAAATAACAACGTCTGGCTTTAACTTTAAGGATTTATATAGATTAATTGGATTTTCCACATTCATCATGTCCAAATAACTCATTATTCCGCATTTTTGGCATTCATGGATGCCCTTTATTATTGTTGATTTTGGGGCAACTCCGCTTATGGCAACTGCGTTTGCCGTGCTTTCAAATGCCATCCTAACCTCAACTCTTCCAGTATCGAGAGTTTTTAAATCAGCAACAATAAATCCATCAAAATTTTCTCTGATAATTTCAATAACCTCAATACCAAACTTCTTGATTAATGGAGTCCCTGCCTCAAGAATAATCCTATCGCTTTTTGGTAGAGCATTTAAAATAAACTCCAAATTCTCAATTGTAGGAACATCCAATGCCACTTGCAAATAAGGAGGCCTTTCCAACCTAACATCCCTAAAGCCTACGAGTGGATGCAGTGCCCTGTATTTTTCTTTCTTTATTTTTTCTTTTGAAGGATATTCATTTAAAGCCCTGTTTATTGCTAATTTTGTTGCTCCATAATAATATTGGAATAATTTTCTTTTAGTTAGTGTTGTTAAAGGAACATCTGGAACTGAGACGGTTGCGATTATCTTCAAATCTTCCTCTAAATCCAAATCCGCTATTGCTTTTGCTATCCCATACTGAATAACACCGTTTAGTAATTCATCATGTATTTCATTTTCTATTGGATGCCTTGGCACCACCAAAGTTAGTGGCCTAACAATCAAATTTGGTCTTAGATTGGCGAATAATGGACATGGAGTTCTTGTTAGTGCATTTGTAAATGCTTCATCTATTTCTTTACCTTTTCCAATGATTAGATTAACTACTGCTTTAACCTCGTTTCCAAAAACTGCCTCTCCAAATTTTATCATAGTATCATCCTTTTTATTTTATGATGCTTCCACTTGCATCTCTCTTATATTTCCCAAATTCGGTTATAAACTTCAACTTATCTCCCCAAAATACCGGACCGTCTTTGCAAACACAGAAGCCCTCATCATCTACACAACATTGCCCACAAATTCCAATACCACATTTCATATATCTCTCCATTGAGACTTGTACAGGGATGTTGTATTCATTTGCAATCTCAACGACCTTTTTCATCATTATCTCTGGCCCACAAGTTATGATTAAATCAAATTTCTCTTCTTTAAGAATCTCACTCATCTTCTGTGTTGTGAATCCATGGAATCCATAACTTCCATCGTCAGTGCAAATCTCTAATTCTCCACAATTTTCAAATCTATCCAAAAACAAAAGTTCTTCCTTAGTTCTTGCTCCAATGATGGTTTTTATTTCAATGCCTTGTTTTGCAAACTCCTCAACCGCAGCAATAATTGGGGCGCCTCCAATCCCCCCTGCAACAGCCAAAATTCTATCCCCTAACGGTTCAAAATATGTTCCATAAGGTCCTCTAACTCCTATTAAATCCCCCTCTTGAAGTTCGTGCATTTTTGCTGTGAAGTTCCCAACCTTTGCTATACTAAAACCTGTTTTTGTTGAAAATCCAAATGGTTTTTCATCAACTTCAGGAATCCAGAGCATGGCAAATTGTCCTGGTTTAAAATCAAAATCTCTATCTATTATGAATGTTTTTACACTTGGGGATTCAGTTATAATTTCTTTTATTTTACAAATAATTGGCTTTTCCATAGTATCACCATAAAGTTAATAATAGAAAACTTTATTAAACTTTGGGGATATATAATCGTTCTGCAATAAATGACATTTATTGATATAATAACTGAATTTAGGATTAAATTGCTCTTTTTTAAATTTAAAGGCAGATGATGATATTATCCCCGTCTGATTTGTGATGAGGGAGTTTCTCTGATGCCTATTTTTAATTAATTTAATAATATAGGATTTTTGTAGTTATTAATCCCAAGACGCCAAAAAATATTGAAATTCCCCAAATTATAAGAACGATTTCATACTCCTTCATGGGTTTCTTTTTTAGTATAATCCTTGGTAGGGATAAGTAACCTCCTTCAACATAAAGTTTTCCATTTTTTAATACTGTTGGCTTGTGCTCTTCCCTCCTTGTAACTCCAGCGCTATAGAATTTTAATCCTGCATCTAAGATATATGGCATCATAATAATCAAAAATGGCAAAATAATACCCTTCCAAATCGCCATTGTTGCCAAAAACGCCCCTATTGGTAACGTTCCAACATCTCCTGGGAAGACTTTTGCTGGATATTTGTTAAATATAAACAATCCTAAATAAGACATCACAAAAATAATAACCAACTGGAATCCGTTTAAATCTCCAATAGTCAATAAACACAAACCCAAAAATATTGATGAGATTATCCCCACACCAATCTCAAGTCCATTAAATCCTGCGAGCATGTTTGTTAAATTTGATGCTATGGAAACACCCAACATTAACAAAAACAAATGAAAAATATTCATATTTAGCAATATCCCTACCGGGAGTGCAGAAATCCCGAGGAAGATGAGTTTTTCTTTTGGCGAGAGTTTTGCAATATCATCGATAATTCCAATAATCCCAGATAACACCACAATAACTAAAATATAAGGATTGAAAAATGGCAAAACTACGGTGTTTGTGATAAGAGGTGCAAAGCCCCCCATTTCTGCAACTTTTATTTTTTTCCCCTTATGCAAATCTATTCCATATTTTACGTTTATCATTTTTTTTATGATGAACTTTGTAAGTACTAAGGATAGGATAAACGCTATAATAAAATGTTCCATTATTTCACCTATGCTATATTATAACGTGTGGGAATTTTAACTTTATGATTTTGTGGGGATTAAATATCCAATTTAAATGACAATAAATTTATATACCTTTGTTGTTTTAATCTTTTGTTGTTTTAATTTTGGAATATTAGAGGGTGGAAAGGATGACCGAATATCTTAACAAAATATCTGAGTTTTTTAAAAGTCATGGGTATATAAAGATATTTCTTATTGTCTTAGTAATATCGTTAATAAGTTTTCAATTAAGAGCACAGCCAGCAGATATGGGGTTTACGAACTATCCTGAATTAAAAAAAATGTTTTCTGATGAACATGGGAGAATGTATCTTGTAGCATTAGACCCCTATTACTACCTAAGGTTGAGTGAAAACTTATACAAACATGGGTATGTTGGGGAAACACTGAAGGAAGTTGATGGGAAGAAAGTCCCTTACGATACATGCCAATACGCTCCCCCTGGACATCCAGTAAGTTGGGAACCACCAGTAATATGTATTGTTGAACTCTTACTCTATGAAATATGGCATTCCATTGACCCAACAGTAAGTATTATGAACGCTGCCTTCTGGGTTCCAGCAATTCTTAGTATGTTGTTGGGGATTCCAATATACTTCATAATTAGGAGGGCAACGTTAAGTGACATTGGAGGGATTGTTGGGGCATTGTTGTTAATTTCCTCCCCTGGGTTGTTATATAAAACATCGGCAGGTTTTGCAGATACTCCAATATTTGAGGTTTTGCCAATCTTATTCATAGTATGGTTTATTATTGAGGCAATACACAATCAGAACAACATTAAAAAATTATTGGCATTTGGGGGTTTATCAGTTGTATTAACTGCATTATACCCAAAAATGTGGAGTGCTTGGTGGTATGCGTTTGATATTGTTTCAGTTTCTTTAGTAATCTATGGAATTTATTTAATGGTGTCAAAAAAATTAGGCAAAACAATCCAGCATGAAAATACCAAGCATATATTGTATTTAATAGGATTTTACATAATTGGTAGTACATTCTTGATTTCATTGATTCATGGTGTGGATGTAGTGGTTAGTGCTGTTACGTCTCCATTGGGTTATCAAGTGGCTTTAACTACAACAACCGAACATACAACAGGATGGCCAAATGTATATACAACAGTAGCAGAACTTTCAAAACCAAAATTTGCAGATATTGTTAACAACTCAATTGGAGGAAAGACTTTATTTATATTGGGTATTATTGGGATATTTATTTCATTCCTATCTTTGAGAAGTGGTAAGAAGGAGTTTGATGTCAAATATGCGATACTGCTAACCATTTGGCTACTTGCAACAGGATA is from Methanotorris formicicus Mc-S-70 and encodes:
- a CDS encoding bifunctional 5,6,7,8-tetrahydromethanopterin hydro-lyase/3-hexulose-6-phosphate synthase: MIKFGEAVFGNEVKAVVNLIIGKGKEIDEAFTNALTRTPCPLFANLRPNLIVRPLTLVVPRHPIENEIHDELLNGVIQYGIAKAIADLDLEEDLKIIATVSVPDVPLTTLTKRKLFQYYYGATKLAINRALNEYPSKEKIKKEKYRALHPLVGFRDVRLERPPYLQVALDVPTIENLEFILNALPKSDRIILEAGTPLIKKFGIEVIEIIRENFDGFIVADLKTLDTGRVEVRMAFESTANAVAISGVAPKSTIIKGIHECQKCGIMSYLDMMNVENPINLYKSLKLKPDVVILHRGIDEETFGIKKEFGISREDMNAILAIAGGVSPENVDELIKNYDILIVGRAITKSRDPGRVARIFINKLGDDIEQYRLYLDEDEDINI
- a CDS encoding dihydroorotate dehydrogenase electron transfer subunit, producing the protein MEKPIICKIKEIITESPSVKTFIIDRDFDFKPGQFAMLWIPEVDEKPFGFSTKTGFSIAKVGNFTAKMHELQEGDLIGVRGPYGTYFEPLGDRILAVAGGIGGAPIIAAVEEFAKQGIEIKTIIGARTKEELLFLDRFENCGELEICTDDGSYGFHGFTTQKMSEILKEEKFDLIITCGPEIMMKKVVEIANEYNIPVQVSMERYMKCGIGICGQCCVDDEGFCVCKDGPVFWGDKLKFITEFGKYKRDASGSIIK
- a CDS encoding thiamine pyrophosphate-binding protein, translating into MKFMDAILDFFKEKNIKTIFSYPGEQIYPLYKALDENEDVKNIMVRHEQGAAHAADGYARITNYVGVCLATAGPGATNLTTGIATAYKDSSSVLCITGRCQKKYIGENYFQEIPMEFLNFFKGYFVETPDVGYFEKAFNETLNSRKPIHINIPRDVLDIIVNEKTKTENNQNYSKCNLKVENVKRPLLLIGQGIYGKLSYKEITKIGKILEELNIPIVTTFPARGVIDENDDLCLGLVGRRGSETANKALLDADVVYSIGSSLSYNTIVEGIRDKVLNKIISINPNPNNIKELKDTLLNLGIDDKPWIENLKESSYNLGDYSSKIKEIIDSLPNNTIITTDAGNHTVFTCMLKKCSLPKTIISSNSMGTMGFGLPVSIGVKFGCLDYGIGREVVLISGDGGFQMNIQELGVIAENNLKILMVIMKNNKLNVFGEIRNPNFNKIADAYGIDNAYIEDIDEIGENVKSYLKKKKPYLMVVECEDENLPRPFG
- a CDS encoding MraY family glycosyltransferase, yielding MEHFIIAFILSLVLTKFIIKKMINVKYGIDLHKGKKIKVAEMGGFAPLITNTVVLPFFNPYILVIVVLSGIIGIIDDIAKLSPKEKLIFLGISALPVGILLNMNIFHLFLLMLGVSIASNLTNMLAGFNGLEIGVGIISSIFLGLCLLTIGDLNGFQLVIIFVMSYLGLFIFNKYPAKVFPGDVGTLPIGAFLATMAIWKGIILPFLIIMMPYILDAGLKFYSAGVTRREEHKPTVLKNGKLYVEGGYLSLPRIILKKKPMKEYEIVLIIWGISIFFGVLGLITTKILYY